One Glycine max cultivar Williams 82 chromosome 1, Glycine_max_v4.0, whole genome shotgun sequence genomic window, TCCTCTTAGCTACGAGAAAACTTATGGTTTAATGAGAGGAATAAAAATGCTCTCctatcctcctcctcctctaaatataaaaattagaataattatcttaaaggaTAGTATTTTTAAGAGTAATTCTTCATCTAGAGCgattttaagagttttttttaacaataatattttaaattatttttctaaacataatatcactttcaatatctaattctaaattaaattttaatttttttaaatatcaataactaaaaatatcattgtcACAATGATGTGatttatataacaatttatataatattatttttgtgtctATCTCTCTTTATAGTATCATTTATAACATCaaaattctctatttttttcttttattctctcTCTTAGTAGTacaaattattgtataatttattatacaactaacatttatttatattatttattatcaatctaaaatataacaaaatacttatttattgtaaattttaattataatataaattaaagtttaataGTCCTGTATTGactaattatcataaaagttaacaaaGTTATGATAGGTGAtaaattgtgattgaatgatgatataaaactttttaaaccCACAGTGTATAActctttttctctataaatgatataataaaaagtatttatagttatgtaaaaaaatttattttatgtactgTATAAGTTAAAATACTAGTTTaagaactttttttaaaatagaatctgattgataataatttttaaaaacattctcGTTTAGTATAAAATGAGGGttcaaatttatgatataaaatagcAAGTACTCCAAAAAGGGAAGGTAACATGCCGGGACGGCGAAAACTATGTTcatactataaataaaaaaactattttttttttaaaaataataactaatatttaataGATATAAGGTAgaattaaaaaggaaattatATTTAGGCATTTGTCATTgtcatctcttttattttattttcctttttgcctctttttttattacgcgcgagttattattattttttccctaTTTGTCTCTTTTTTCCAAACTTATCCATCGCCAATTTGGAGGGACGTGCAACATTTTCTGAGTCGAAGATACGGtgatgaaacaaaattttggttgagtggaagaaaatgaaaagaagtaaaattgagaataaatgtttgaattaaaatagagagaaagaaatgtagaactcacaaaataataaaatttacccTCCATTTATCTTCCCTCCATAGCAACCAAATTTTATGGAGTGAGGTTCAcggattgagaaagaaaatttaCTTCTTCTTTTCATAAtacatttagaaaaatattattatttaacaaaaaagttagacatttaaataatcataaaaaaattactacccTTTAATAGATTTATAAATCTGTGCCTCATAGAGAGGATTCGGCTCAAGTATTTATAGCtccaaatttgttattattttcactCTTTAAATATCAGAAAATTTTATTGTCTCTGACTTAAATGTGGTCAAATCAGTTTTCATCTGTGAATATTAgaccatataaaaaaaaaacacagatgTCGTATAAATATTTGTGCCTTGTCTGTCAATATTTATCTTCTTAGTCATGTTTTCTTCTATTCTTGTTATCTTTCAATTATTGGTTTATAATTATACTTCATATTTTTTCAACGTGGGTGGGGTCTGAACTTTCGTTTCCGGAtggaaaacattttaaaattctttcatGATATGTAGTTTTCGGAATTGTCATATCAGTGTCCGAGTGGGTTTGGTAGTTGTAATTATTGAAACTTGTCAGTGTAAACTTTtgctaaaatatcattttgtgacattacatttttatgttttttatttgtccTTTACGCTTTGATGTTTTGTGTTTGCAAATAGATTCCACACGATCAATCTATAAGTTTCATtcaaacacataaaattaaataatattaattaactttgttagtaaatgtaaattaataaattttatcctaGAAATGAATTGCCAACAGCTGGTACATGCATGCATATGGACAGTTCCATGTGGAGTTCTTGTTGCATATCTGATCTACTGCATTTCTAATCAGTTATATTTGGTGTTATTTGCTTGTTATAATCCAATAATTGAAAAGGTAGGGCTTTTTAACAAActgtatatatattgtttgaacATGTCACATGTAAAAAATGTGTGGACTGGTTTTCACAAGTGTCATTATCCATTTGTAGCTAGCTAGCCAAATGTATTACGTTTAATGTGTGATGtcatcctttttgttttttttttctttcaagccTATGgatattagttaattaaatatccatttgtggctgatgctttttttttaatgcaaatattattttataatcttaATCATAtctataactttaaaaaataaggatgctgaaaaaaataactttaaaaaacataaaaggacTAAAATTTTAGAACAAAAAGTTGTAAAACATTATTTTGGAATGAAgggaataaaatttattaatttttaactacagaaattataaaataattaaaaacaatttttaagtaaaaataagtaattaatataaatgtcaacttttaaaaaaatatataaaataagtatttggtttcttattcaaaattcatgtttaatataaaatcacgtcaaaaataattcttaactaTATTgcgttgaaaaaaaaacatctaacaatatatttacaatgtttccaaacacactaaaaaaaaagacaatgatATTTGAAAAATCTAATATTTCTAACGCCCAATTGAtatccttatttttctttatttttttattacatcatataattaatcatatttattgtttatctcttatttctttcttaAGGTGTCGACATCTAAGAGGGATtcctaatataaaatttttaatatcttataaaaatagTAGCTCCATTACATTTATTGGCTAACGGAGCCCAATATCCAATAGTGATCGATGAcatgacaaaaataaatttctacGCATAAATGAAAACAAGTCGTCTTCATTCAATTATAACTTTTAGTGTGTTTGACATCTGAGGTGATTTTGTGAGTAACTAAAGTGAAAGAAACAGAAAGGAGTGAAAGCAAGTGGTTTTCATTGCATTACAGTGTGTTTGGTTCGGGCATTGAAGTCAAGGCACGAACATGGAGATGATAGTAGGGGCCACAAGAAAATTAAATGCTCTATCTGCAGCCATCTATGTAATACcatattgttatatttttcgGTTTCaaatataaaccaaaaaaatgtctTGTTAATTGTctttgaatataaataaattttagttaattttaattattgaattaaagttttattttcagAATCTCTTTTATTCTTGATACTTTATCCAGATTCAAGAAatgatagttttaaaaaaattaatgagaaatatttaaataatactctctcttttccaatttttttatgtttaaagttCTTTTACACAtagattaagaaatatttaataaatgtatatttgaactaaaaaatctttattaaaaGCACATTTCTTAATCATTAGTTGTAATAAATTATACACCAAATAACTACATTTCttgactaataaaaataaattttctatgTACACACTCTACTTAGTTTACTAAAGGAGTCTAGTTCAAGTAGTTGATTAAATAAGTAAGTAGGTTATTCTAAATTTTCTAGTACTTGTATTTAATtcctattaataaaaaaatatttcacttaatttgattttaaaagtagtataattaattttggtgTGGTCTTTGCATTATACTCTCTCATTTAATGCATGTCTTTTTTTGTTAAGGATAATACTACATGTCTTAATCATTGGTAGTAATAAATTATACTCCAAATTCCTACTCTTTTCTATTAATtccaataacaataaaatttctatGCTCACATAATCCacttattttgattttcaaattgatGCAATTAATTTTGGTGTGCCCCTGctaattatgaatatattttggggttaaattatataagaatttttaaattttctctcttaatttttcctttttgagtaAATAAATGTTGAATTaacatcattttaaatttttgtgtagagaattttaaaaatgatgaatttatgatactaattaaggaaataagactaattaaggaaaacatgttaattaagaaaagaatactaaataagaaaaacatgattaattaaggaaagaaaactaaagaaagaaaacaaactaattaaggaaaggatgactaactaattaagaaaattagacTAATTCATAATCCTGCTAATTTGCACTtataaaagaagagagaaggaaaaacCACATTGAAATTCAAGATAATACTATtctttataaaagataaaggctagaagaaggagaagcaaacATTCAAAGTCATTTTTTCCCTCtatttcctttcttatttttttttcttttactaaatATTCACCTCTTGTAATTATAAAGCCTCCATGATAATGAAAGGCTAAACTccctttgttgggaacttggcaGCCAAAtattcttgatgtaatttctcttcctatctatttatgaatattacatttacattattttttcttgtatttaatattattacttgtcGCTTGATCATCTATTTGCATGATAAATTTTAGGGGTAGCGGTgggaaacattattttttaatagaactggaaaaaaatatttaaataaagtcatcactagtgataagttgatatttgtttatcctgttatacatctctatttttaatacaatttactattttagctctACAAAAggatttgagagagaaaatagataaattaagcTCTTTCATGTGGGGGACCAAAATTAGAATATACTAGTAGATGCAGgtgtaaattggaataattataaataaaaaattattaacattacatcaaaaaGTAACTCTGGTAGTCTAAACTCTCAACATTCtcatctcaattttcttctataataatattgaattttctcatctttttctaaatatttttcttaatcaaatattcATCTACATAAGTCAAAGTCCTTGTAGATACGATACTCGGACTTCCGTTTTAACTTTACTATTTGAgacaaattggtacacttgtcaaTCCATCAGCGACATTCTACTCTCTCGTAAAGATAAGATAGTAATTTATCCATTCGTTCCattaaaattatagttttagGTTGTTTTACATAGatcaagaaaaatcaataaatagatgtaagagaataataattttataaaattaatcttatatcatgattaattcatttatagatttttttgtccaccaataaaattataagggatataagtaaaataaaataagtaatgttgcatggaaaatttaaaatgacaatcattttaggatcaattttttcttttacataacaattataataagacagatgaaataatattctttaatcTCTTTGTTCTATTTTATATGAAGATCTACAAAAGAttctaaatttattattgtttttgaagttaatgaaacattaaatattttttcccatGGAGTATCCTTAGTGGGAAGAGTAGTTGTCCCTGTGTAGTACATGAGAAGTATGTCTCATTTTGAAaacttacttttaaaaaaatatattaatgatgaaTGACATTaacagaatttaaaaaataaaaaatattttttaaaaataaaagtatgtcGTCTCATTAGTGTGgaggataattttgaaaaaatatataaattcaagATAACTTTAATATTACTAACTGCTTTATCTAATTATCTTTAACTTTAGTGAATTACTCTCTCCATTCCATTTCTTTAGTTGTTTAAGGTTAATACacataacttaaaaaatatttaatgaaagttaaatattgttatattttgactaaaatattcttatttaatatcttgatttttacatttttgCATCACTAATAGTGGATATATTAAATGAGAGTATATTTgattgaggaaaaaaaaatattatttaaactttaaaattctaaaacaacgttattttggaaaatgaaaatataagacTAAAACAACTAAAGAAATTAGGTGAATGAAAtagttaaatgaattttataacGAGGATAAaagggaataaaataaaaatactttcatAGGTCTCAAATATGAGAAAAACATGTCAGGCGTGTTggtctcaaatataaatatattttaattaattgattttattatatttaatcagattatttttaaattatttttcatttaattgagcttttatttttaataactctCTTTTATTACATCAAGTTTTAAGGAATGATAGTTCGAAAAAagtatttactttttaaatgtaattagtataattaaataatattaattaactttttaataaataaatgtaagttaatttttttattttatattggaGACGAGGAAGTATGAGGTAACTTTTTCTTGATAAACATAAATTAGTTTTGGAGGCTGTAAATTAGTTGGAAATCCCTTTCGAAAATCTGGGAGATTGAGATCAGCCTAGCTACTGGCATAGCCTTTAAATTTCTGGCCAGTGTTGTTTATTGTGCATGGGTTGGGGGGTACCCTTGTACCCCTATATGATTGAACTGTTGTCTTTAGACCGGAGTGAGACTGTGATAGTATCAAGCAAAGATTGCAGAATGGTAAGCTGATAAGAGCTACCCGTTAATGCGGGGGGTCCTCAAAGTTGTAGCCTACCTAgctttcataaattttatcatatagAAACGAATTACCACAGCTGCTACAGACTATACAGGCATGCATGGACAGCtccaattaatttttgttacataTCTGATGACTGATGTACTGCATTTTCAATCAGTTATATTTGGTGTTATTTGCTTGTTATAATCCAATAATTGAAAGGGTAGGGCTTTTTAACAaatgattgtatatattgtcTGAACATGTCACATGCATGTATAAAACGGTCAGGACTGGTTTTCACAAGGGTCGATCATTATCCACTTGTAGCTAATTGTATTACGTTTAATGTGTGATGTCatcctttttgtttgttttatcattttatgCCCGTGGATATTAGTTAACGgcaaataattgaaataaatctGCAATGCTCTTTGTTTCATGATCATCAccagtttgttttaaattattcacttttaaaatgaattatgaatttagtatatatacatattatcaATTCATAGTAGAAAGACCGTACGTGTACCCCCTTCTTAATAAATGTATAGTTGAAAGTTTAGATGAAAGTACGTCTGTTTAGATTAACATTGTGATTTACATGTGATTCACATAGAGAGTTTGAAAAAGATTAACATTGTGATTTACATGTCCGTATGTTTAGATGAAAGTTCTAggttttactaaaaataaaaagatgaaagtTCCAGGTCTTCATTTATTGCATGAAGTTGTTGGCTTGTTGCGTAGTGGTTGTCTTGTTGTACAATTGTTTTATTTACGAAACCgtctattttcatatatttattgtattttgtactagcattttttcttttcatgtgaAGACAATATCGACCAATTCATTCAATTGTATTAAGTGTATTAACCATTGCACAACCTTTAAAATTGTCTcaagttttgaatttgaacGAGGTAGTCAggcttgataattttttatacaatctTCAAGCGATCCTACATGCTTGGTTAGCATTTGccataattaaattaagagtAGTGTTGTTTAGTACGAAACATTTGTTACGAATGAGAGCACAAATAGTGAAAAATAACAGACCATACATGATAGGTCGTcctttaaaattactatttttacgTTACTTTGTATTCTTTTTTCACATTCTCAATCAATGACATTCATTCGTGTTGTTTTTACCCAAATTTGTTTGTACCAAAAAATGTTTTCCttaaattaaaatggaaaacTTTACCAACAAGGTTAGATATTAATGTACGATTCGTTAACCTAAAAAAATGTTGGACTCTTtattagaagaaaagaaatacttatatataatttctgTAAGTTTAAACaggtttaattacttattatttatttcttatagttataattttttaaatttctatacttcaaaatatattttttagtccctTTTCCTgtatactattttattttttaaatcctacacgtttatttttaatttcttataattaaaggAAAGAAATACTTTGTTAACTATAAGACGACAACAGAATCCTCCATTATGGAACTAAATCAAACTCTTTGCTTTCTGAATCTCTAATACTCACGAACAGTTTCTGCCTTCTTGCAAAGAGAATTCATGGCACAACCAGAGCGCAAATCAATGGATGCAGCTATTCTTGTGGATTCCATATCTGACATCTTAAAATGCTCACTGGCACCACCAGCAACACGCCTCTCGGCAAAGGACCTTCAACAGTTTCAAAACCATCTCGAAGGGATCCGTGACATGGTTCAAAAGGCGAACAACAACATTAACTCCCAAGATTCCTATGTTCTTGCTTGGTTACTCGAGGTCAAGGAAGTGGTCAACGATTTGGAGGATTTGATTGAGGTTCTACGTCACAAGGAGAGTGCCACTGCCAATGCCACAAGATCTCTCATCAAAGCCAGCCAAAACATGGCGCATCGCCTCAAAGTCACGCACCATGTCAAGAAAGCCTCTGAGGAGCTCAAACGCTTCTTAACCGAGGCACAAAACTTGTCCTTCTCCAAAGAAGCAAGGAACATCGAGAGAAAGTTGTTGGATACGGTCGCCAAATTTGAGAATACTCTTGTAGCTGTTGGCAGAGAAAATGTTAAGAAGGAGATCATAAATCAACTCAAGCAGTTTGTGAATAGTGGAGGAGACGGTGTTGTTCCTGTGGTTACCATTGTGGGGGTTCCTGGAATAGGGAAAACTAAACTTGCTCGTCTCGTTTGTGAGGATGAGCAAGTTAAAGCCCATTTTGGGGAACAAATTTGGGTTCATGGAAACCGTGAAACCTTGGACGTGGAATCCATCGCAACACCTGTCGCTGGAACAGTTAAGAAGGGAAACCGCTTCCTTCTTGTGCTGGATGATCTGAGAGATGAGAACGTTGAGGAATGTCTCCACAAGTTGCGGAAGAGATTAACGGAAGCTGTTGGGGCAATACTCATAACCACACGTAGCAATTTCGTTGCCAATTACAAGATTCCTGGCACGGTTAAGCTGTACGCTTTGCGGGGGCTTAACCAAGAGGAATCATGGTCACTGTTTCAGCAGATTCGTGAACAAGGTTCGAGCAATCACATCAATGAAAGCGTTGAAAGGGAGAAAGTGAAGGAATATTGCGGTGGAGGAGTCCCTATGAAGATAATAACCATAGCAAGGTTACTAAATTGTAGTGAATCACCACTTTCCGAAGCAGTGTTGAAGGAGGAGTTTCTACAAGAGCTGAAGTTTACCTACTACCACCAACTTCCCATGCATCAGAAGCTATGCTATGTTTATTGTTCATTGTTTCCTCAAGATTATGTGATAGACGCGGAGAAATTAATTCATCTCTGGATGGCGGAAGGGTTTCTTTCTCGGAACCTTTGTTCCGATCCGCAAGAGTTTGGCTGGGCGTGTTTCAACGACTTTGTTCCTTTCGTTTTCGAGGAGACGGGGAGAGACGAATTTGGTGTTGTGAAGAGCTACAAGATGAACCGTTTAATGCATGAACTGGCGAGGATTGTTGCATGGGACGAGAATATCGTAGTGGATTCAGATGGGAAAAGAGTTCACGAGAGAGTGGTGCGAGCTTCCTTTGATTTTGCGTTGGATGTTCAGTGCGGAATTCCTGAGGCTTTGTTCGAGAAAGCGAAGAAACTGAGGACCATTCTTTTGCtgggaaaaacaaacaaatctcGGCTTCCACATGAGGTGAAGATGGCCACGTCAACTTGCGATAAAATCTTTGACACGTTCAAGTGTTTTCGCGTGTTGGATCTCCATGATTTGGGGATTAAGATGGTACCGAGCTCTATTGGGGAACTAAAGCACTTAAGGTATCTCGATCTTTCCCATAATAGCATAGAGAAGCTTCCTAGTTCAATCACCAAGCTTGTCCACTTGCAAACGTTGAAACTTTCTCAATGTCATGTTCTCAAAGAGTTGCCGAAGGACTTGGAGGATCTAAGTTGCCTCATGCATCTTTACTTGGAGGGGTGCCTTGATCTCACTCACATGCCACGTGGGATAGGGAAGCTGAGTTCTCTACAAACATTGTCACTTTTTGTGCCTAGCAAGAACCATCACATGGGAGACCTTAAGGATCTCAATAGCCTAAGAGGGAACTTGGAAATTTTGCATCTGGAGCGATTGAAGTTGTCTGCATCTGACGAAAAAGATAAGTATGTGAGAGATAAAAAGCACCTTAATTGTTTGACTTTAAGATGGGATCacgaggaggaagaggaggaggaggaggagaaagaCAAAGGCAATGATGTTGATCACAAAGACGGAAAATCACTGGAATGTCTTGAGCCAAATCCAAATCTCAAAGTGTTGTGCGTTTTGGGGTATTACGGTAACATGTTTTCAGATTGGCTTTCTTCAATGCAATGCCTTGTTAAGTTTAGCTTGAATGATTGTCCCAAATGCGTATTTATCCCACCACTTGATCACCTCCCACACCTTAGGGTTCTTGAACTAAGAAGGTTGGACTCTCTTGAATTCATTAGTGCTGATGCTAAAGGCTCCTCTTCCTCTACATTTTTTCCATCATTGAAGGAACTTACAATCTCTGATTGCCCTAACCTCAAAAGCTGGTGGAAAACTCCAAAGTGGGAAGACGATAGACCATTCTTTAATTGCATTTCTAAACTGCATGTTCAATGCTGCCCTAATCTGCATTGCATGCCTTTGTATCCTTTTCTTGATGAAGAGTTGGTGCTTGTGGATTCCAGCGTAAAGTCAATGAGGGATACAGTGCATGCTAAAACATCAAAAGACTTCCTTCCTCTGTCTAAGTTGAAGTCCATGGTAATTGAGCGCATTACACAGTCTCCGCCAAAGAGTTGGCTTAAAAACTTCATTTCCCTTGAGAACCTTCTAATTCGAGATTGCTCTGAATTAGAGTGTCTACCCGAAGGTTTCAAGTCTTTGAGCTCGCTGCAGCGTCTCACCATTGAAGGATGTCCGAAACTCGATCTTGACGTATCCAAGACTGAATGGGAGGGTCTGAAACACCTCAAATGTCTGACAATAAGGGAAATTCCAAAGCTCAAGTCCCTTCCATGGGGTGTTGAGGATGTTACCTCTTTGGAAGAGCTCGAGCTTTACGAATGCCCCGCCTTAACTTTTCTACCGGAGAGCATGGCCAAGCTCACCTCGCTGTGTAAGCTAGTGATTTCTGAATGCAAAAACTTGGGTTCACTTCCCAAAGGACTAGAAATGCTCAAGTCTTTGAATACCTTGACCATTACGGATTGTCCCTTGTTATTGCCAAGGTGTCAGCCTGAAACGGGAGATGATTGGCCACAAATTGGTCATGTCAGAAATATCCTGCTGAAGCAGAATTCTCAAGCATTGAGGGACTTGTGGAGTCAAGGAAGGACTGGTTGACATGCATCAAGAGATCCATTCTTAAGAAAAGTGTCGTCTAACACTTCATATGCTGATCATATGCTCCCTCACAAATCGCAATTTCTTCTGATGATTCAGCTTTGGTCAGTGAATTACAAACTGCAGTCTCACTTGAATACCACCTTATTACAGAATCCtacttttttacatataaactTGGAAACACAATTAATTCTTTGAGTTTCTATTAATGTTGTTTgtcttaaattatattatttttttaaatatgagaaataattaaattatatagataTAACTTtgattcatataaaattttatatatatgatctaagtaaaataaactttcaataagtttaataaaaatattattcaaaatgatataatttcatctcttctcataaaatatattttaaaatattttgtataatattttttttctttctaattttctGTTCTTTGGTGTAAAATGTTGTACATTTTACAAGTAATATTTCTATACTTATCTGGTACTTACACTGAACTATATATATTGCTATGTTTTATTTGtcagattttaaatttgaaggaGCGCAGAACCATGCAGGAAAAAGATAATGGAGAATCAGTACTCAATTCTCTCGTGGTTATAAAGCAGCAGTTCTTTTTAAAATggtttatctatattttatttcatgtctttggaatttttatatattaaaaagaaataatgcaTTCTTACTAGTACTTGAATATATGAAGGAAGGAGACTGTTTAATGGTCAGGAGTATGTGCAACAGTCttgattttctatattttctttcCACCAACAAATTGTGTATCTGACATGTTTAATAACTTTCTGCTGCTGAAATGCTATGAAAATATTTCgacaattttaaatcaatttcttTGAGATTGGTTGAATATTCAATATGCTTCTCTGCTTAACCATTGTGATTCATTGCAAACACTGCAATAAATGTTTTTGAAATACTCAACAACATTATACTTCTACTACGCTTTTCAAATACCACTTTGGATACTCTCATTGCAtgc contains:
- the LOC102662991 gene encoding putative disease resistance protein RGA3, which codes for MAQPERKSMDAAILVDSISDILKCSLAPPATRLSAKDLQQFQNHLEGIRDMVQKANNNINSQDSYVLAWLLEVKEVVNDLEDLIEVLRHKESATANATRSLIKASQNMAHRLKVTHHVKKASEELKRFLTEAQNLSFSKEARNIERKLLDTVAKFENTLVAVGRENVKKEIINQLKQFVNSGGDGVVPVVTIVGVPGIGKTKLARLVCEDEQVKAHFGEQIWVHGNRETLDVESIATPVAGTVKKGNRFLLVLDDLRDENVEECLHKLRKRLTEAVGAILITTRSNFVANYKIPGTVKLYALRGLNQEESWSLFQQIREQGSSNHINESVEREKVKEYCGGGVPMKIITIARLLNCSESPLSEAVLKEEFLQELKFTYYHQLPMHQKLCYVYCSLFPQDYVIDAEKLIHLWMAEGFLSRNLCSDPQEFGWACFNDFVPFVFEETGRDEFGVVKSYKMNRLMHELARIVAWDENIVVDSDGKRVHERVVRASFDFALDVQCGIPEALFEKAKKLRTILLLGKTNKSRLPHEVKMATSTCDKIFDTFKCFRVLDLHDLGIKMVPSSIGELKHLRYLDLSHNSIEKLPSSITKLVHLQTLKLSQCHVLKELPKDLEDLSCLMHLYLEGCLDLTHMPRGIGKLSSLQTLSLFVPSKNHHMGDLKDLNSLRGNLEILHLERLKLSASDEKDKYVRDKKHLNCLTLRWDHEEEEEEEEEKDKGNDVDHKDGKSLECLEPNPNLKVLCVLGYYGNMFSDWLSSMQCLVKFSLNDCPKCVFIPPLDHLPHLRVLELRRLDSLEFISADAKGSSSSTFFPSLKELTISDCPNLKSWWKTPKWEDDRPFFNCISKLHVQCCPNLHCMPLYPFLDEELVLVDSSVKSMRDTVHAKTSKDFLPLSKLKSMVIERITQSPPKSWLKNFISLENLLIRDCSELECLPEGFKSLSSLQRLTIEGCPKLDLDVSKTEWEGLKHLKCLTIREIPKLKSLPWGVEDVTSLEELELYECPALTFLPESMAKLTSLCKLVISECKNLGSLPKGLEMLKSLNTLTITDCPLLLPRCQPETGDDWPQIGHVRNILLKQNSQALRDLWSQGRTG